A genomic window from Aurantimicrobium photophilum includes:
- a CDS encoding type II toxin-antitoxin system Phd/YefM family antitoxin: MTTLPLAEARANLSKLVEAAVTTQEIFEITRNGARDAVLMSADEYDSLIETIDILGDEETMVQLRVALAQQKAGMSVAVDKETLLASIAARMPE, from the coding sequence ATGACAACCCTCCCCCTTGCTGAAGCCAGAGCTAACCTCTCCAAGCTTGTTGAGGCAGCTGTCACCACTCAAGAGATTTTTGAGATCACTCGTAACGGGGCCAGGGATGCTGTGCTCATGAGCGCAGATGAATATGACTCCCTCATCGAGACCATCGACATCCTGGGCGATGAAGAAACCATGGTTCAACTTCGCGTGGCATTGGCCCAGCAAAAAGCAGGCATGAGCGTGGCTGTGGATAAAGAAACATTGCTAGCGAGCATCGCTGCCAGAATGCCCGAATGA
- a CDS encoding type II toxin-antitoxin system RelE family toxin → MKQTYTVKILPAARVAIELQLPQKVAAAVVEFIYGPLAENPHRIGKLLRGDLAGMMVARRGEYRVIYEIFDNEIMIEIVLVSHRRTAYRRRS, encoded by the coding sequence ATGAAACAGACCTACACCGTCAAAATTCTTCCCGCGGCACGTGTTGCCATTGAGCTCCAGCTCCCCCAGAAAGTAGCTGCTGCAGTTGTTGAGTTTATCTACGGCCCGCTAGCCGAGAACCCTCATCGGATAGGAAAACTTCTCCGCGGTGACCTTGCCGGCATGATGGTTGCCAGACGCGGTGAATACCGCGTGATCTATGAAATCTTCGACAACGAAATCATGATTGAAATCGTTCTGGTCTCACATCGCAGAACTGCCTATCGGCGTCGAAGCTGA
- a CDS encoding NAD(P)/FAD-dependent oxidoreductase, giving the protein MPKILIVGAGYAGFYTAWKLEKILRKSEAEVTIVDPLPYMTYQPFLPEIAAGSIEARHAVVGHRSHLKRTRIISGKVVGIDHKKKTATIVPNAGKEFAEKYDQVIFTAGAVSRTFPIPGIADNAIGLKTIEEAVAIRDRILSNFDKAAQLPAGPERDRLLTVTVVGGGFAGIEVFAELRSLASDLIKDYPELTFEDTHFHLIEAMGRIMPEVSLETSKWVLNNLAERGAQVHLDTQLQSAENGLIQLSTGEKFESDLIIWTAGVMANPMLRATDFPLDERGRLRVRADLRVEGDKGVIEGAWGAGDATACPDLSGGGVGGYCVPNAQHAVRQGKLMARNVAAVIRGEGPTDYFHKNLGAVAGLGLNIGVFQSGKLALKGYIAWLAHRGYHGLAMPSFERKFRVVGGWWNNFWLGRDIVSLEARETPRAAFEEFASRPAPAAAKVAAKPAAKKAPAKKPAAKK; this is encoded by the coding sequence GTGCCCAAGATTCTTATTGTCGGTGCTGGCTACGCAGGTTTCTATACCGCGTGGAAGCTCGAAAAAATCCTTCGTAAGTCAGAGGCAGAGGTCACCATTGTTGATCCATTGCCCTACATGACCTACCAGCCATTCCTGCCTGAAATCGCAGCTGGCTCCATCGAGGCACGTCACGCTGTCGTTGGTCACCGCTCACACCTCAAGCGCACCCGCATCATCTCGGGCAAGGTTGTTGGCATTGACCACAAGAAGAAGACCGCAACCATCGTTCCCAACGCGGGCAAGGAATTCGCAGAGAAGTATGACCAGGTCATCTTCACCGCGGGTGCTGTTTCTCGCACCTTCCCCATCCCCGGCATTGCAGACAACGCTATCGGCCTGAAGACCATTGAAGAAGCAGTTGCGATCCGCGACCGCATCCTCTCCAACTTCGACAAGGCTGCTCAGCTTCCTGCAGGTCCTGAGCGTGACCGCCTGCTCACCGTCACCGTCGTTGGTGGTGGCTTCGCAGGTATTGAGGTCTTCGCAGAGCTTCGCTCGCTGGCTTCTGACCTCATCAAGGACTACCCAGAGTTGACCTTCGAGGACACCCACTTCCACCTCATCGAGGCTATGGGCCGCATCATGCCCGAGGTTTCGCTCGAGACTAGCAAGTGGGTTCTGAACAACCTCGCAGAGCGTGGTGCTCAGGTTCACCTCGACACCCAGCTTCAGTCGGCAGAAAACGGACTCATTCAGCTCTCCACCGGTGAGAAGTTCGAGTCTGACCTCATCATCTGGACCGCTGGTGTCATGGCTAACCCCATGCTCCGCGCAACCGACTTCCCCCTCGACGAGCGTGGCCGTCTGCGCGTTCGTGCGGACCTCCGCGTTGAGGGCGACAAGGGTGTTATCGAAGGCGCCTGGGGTGCTGGAGACGCAACCGCATGCCCCGACCTTTCAGGTGGCGGCGTTGGCGGTTACTGCGTTCCTAACGCGCAGCACGCTGTCCGTCAGGGCAAGCTGATGGCTCGTAACGTCGCAGCGGTTATCCGCGGCGAGGGCCCAACTGACTACTTCCACAAGAACCTCGGTGCGGTTGCAGGTCTCGGCCTCAACATCGGTGTGTTCCAGTCCGGCAAGCTCGCCCTCAAGGGTTACATCGCCTGGCTCGCACACCGTGGTTACCACGGTCTTGCCATGCCTTCCTTCGAGCGCAAGTTCCGCGTTGTTGGTGGCTGGTGGAACAACTTCTGGCTCGGCCGCGACATCGTCTCGCTCGAAGCTCGTGAGACTCCTCGCGCAGCATTCGAAGAGTTCGCTTCGCGTCCAGCTCCTGCAGCAGCCAAGGTTGCCGCAAAGCCTGCAGCAAAGAAGGCTCCTGCAAAGAAGCCTGCGGCTAAGAAGTAA
- a CDS encoding S8 family serine peptidase has protein sequence MHRLRRGLASLSVLAVTALAVLSATPARADYIRDFEYWLGDYNFYQAWDVTQGDGVLVSVIDSGIGYAPDINAAVVGGADFSGVGSPDGRTPVGESPDHGTLVASVLAGRGTGGNNGVIGTAPAAQLLSASVAFGDNTAVSSDEQIANAIKWSVDQGAKVINMSLTRNSLEWPPSWDDAFMYAFEHDVVIVAAAGNRGAGTTEVGAPATIPGVLTVAGLDVNGEASYDASSQGITIGVSAPSEALVGVAPGGAYMKWSGSSGATPIVAGLVALVRASHPELDANNVINRIISTATPVGEVPSPIYGYGKINAYAAVTADVPTVKKNPLGSLEEWIKLYRRGSNTTTPEPWDTSTATPLPLPFDSGNIAGLPTLYQLTTVGVPLLFFAGFGTIVVIGYIVVTRRLRPVVPRDNSHHETDETP, from the coding sequence ATGCATCGACTACGACGCGGTTTAGCCTCCCTCTCTGTCCTTGCCGTCACTGCTTTGGCAGTGCTCTCGGCAACCCCCGCCCGCGCGGACTACATTCGTGACTTCGAATACTGGTTGGGCGACTACAACTTTTACCAAGCCTGGGATGTGACCCAGGGAGACGGTGTGCTGGTTTCGGTCATTGACTCCGGGATTGGCTACGCCCCCGACATCAACGCGGCTGTCGTGGGCGGTGCAGACTTCTCAGGTGTGGGTTCCCCCGATGGGCGCACCCCAGTAGGGGAGTCTCCAGATCACGGAACGCTCGTTGCCTCTGTCTTGGCTGGCCGTGGCACAGGTGGAAATAACGGCGTCATAGGTACTGCTCCCGCAGCACAACTGTTATCTGCCTCGGTAGCTTTTGGAGACAACACGGCGGTCTCTTCAGACGAGCAAATTGCTAACGCCATCAAATGGTCCGTGGATCAAGGCGCCAAGGTCATCAACATGTCCCTGACTCGAAACAGCCTGGAATGGCCCCCCAGCTGGGACGACGCGTTTATGTATGCGTTCGAGCATGACGTTGTCATCGTTGCCGCAGCAGGAAACCGTGGAGCAGGAACCACGGAGGTGGGTGCACCCGCCACGATTCCGGGTGTGCTGACGGTGGCTGGTCTCGACGTCAACGGTGAAGCAAGCTATGACGCCTCGAGTCAAGGAATCACCATAGGTGTTTCCGCACCCAGTGAAGCGCTCGTTGGGGTTGCACCCGGTGGTGCCTACATGAAGTGGTCTGGCTCCAGTGGGGCGACTCCGATTGTTGCCGGCTTGGTGGCGCTGGTTCGTGCGTCACACCCCGAGCTCGATGCCAACAATGTAATCAACCGCATCATCTCGACAGCTACTCCCGTGGGCGAGGTTCCCAGCCCCATTTATGGCTACGGCAAGATCAATGCCTATGCCGCAGTGACGGCAGATGTCCCCACGGTCAAGAAGAACCCTTTGGGGTCTTTGGAAGAGTGGATCAAGCTTTATCGCCGTGGAAGTAACACCACCACACCCGAGCCCTGGGACACTTCCACGGCCACGCCACTGCCATTACCCTTCGACAGTGGGAATATTGCCGGGCTTCCAACCCTGTATCAGCTGACCACCGTGGGTGTTCCGTTATTGTTTTTCGCTGGATTCGGTACGATTGTAGTTATCGGGTACATCGTAGTTACTCGAAGACTTCGACCTGTTGTTCCCCGTGACAATTCCCATCACGAAACAGACGAGACGCCCTAA
- a CDS encoding DUF501 domain-containing protein → MRPPFDPATDDDIRIVSAQLGRPARDVIGIPARCVCGAPTVVATAPRLSDGTPFPTFYYLTHPAATVAMSDLEATQVMAEFTEILNADEEMQKQYLVAHEQFIADRESIAVVPELDGISAGGMPVRVKCLHALAGHALAAGPGVNPIGDLALARSSWSPEVCQCIDYDAV, encoded by the coding sequence ATGCGCCCGCCATTTGACCCTGCCACCGACGACGACATCCGTATTGTGTCGGCGCAGCTTGGGCGTCCCGCGCGCGATGTCATAGGTATTCCGGCACGCTGTGTGTGTGGTGCTCCGACAGTGGTCGCCACGGCGCCCAGGCTGTCGGATGGAACCCCGTTCCCTACCTTCTACTACCTCACCCACCCTGCTGCCACGGTTGCCATGTCTGACTTGGAAGCTACCCAGGTGATGGCTGAGTTCACTGAGATCTTGAACGCTGACGAAGAGATGCAAAAGCAATATCTCGTCGCGCATGAGCAGTTCATCGCAGACCGCGAATCCATTGCTGTTGTGCCTGAGTTGGATGGTATTTCTGCTGGCGGTATGCCGGTGCGCGTGAAGTGCCTGCACGCGCTGGCCGGTCACGCACTTGCTGCCGGTCCTGGCGTGAACCCGATTGGTGATCTTGCACTGGCTAGGTCTTCGTGGTCACCTGAGGTGTGTCAATGCATCGACTACGACGCGGTTTAG
- a CDS encoding FtsB family cell division protein: MAKKNVRVRKVPVALVTGTTKAGVWLGSIRLSGFSILIMSLTLLGMLVLAPNIKIWIEQRQVIADLQAEADLKTSQITDLEKQRARWDDPAYVRAQARDRLYYVMPGEISYLVINDATIDDLKREKATASLQDTSTDWVSGLLKSFLVAGLGTPTPEQVQPTQ, encoded by the coding sequence ATGGCTAAGAAAAACGTTCGCGTTCGTAAGGTTCCGGTGGCTTTGGTCACCGGAACCACGAAAGCGGGCGTCTGGCTCGGCAGTATTCGACTGTCGGGCTTTTCTATCTTGATTATGAGCCTGACCCTGCTGGGCATGCTCGTGCTCGCACCCAACATCAAGATTTGGATTGAGCAGCGTCAGGTTATTGCTGATCTGCAAGCTGAAGCTGATCTGAAAACTTCTCAAATCACGGACTTGGAAAAGCAGCGCGCTCGCTGGGATGACCCTGCCTACGTGCGTGCTCAGGCACGTGATCGCCTCTACTACGTCATGCCAGGTGAAATCAGCTACCTCGTCATCAACGACGCCACCATCGATGACCTCAAGCGTGAGAAGGCAACTGCTTCTCTGCAAGACACCAGCACTGACTGGGTCTCAGGTCTGCTCAAATCTTTCCTTGTTGCTGGTTTGGGTACTCCCACTCCGGAACAAGTTCAGCCCACACAGTAA
- the eno gene encoding phosphopyruvate hydratase: MALIDAIGAREILDSRGNPTVEVEVLLEDGVLARAAVPSGASTGAFEAYELRDEDKNRYLGKGVQKAVDAVIDEIGPALEGFDAADQRLIDGAMIELDGTENKKRLGANAILGVSLAVAKAAADSADLPLFRYVGGPNAHTLPVPLMNIINGGAHADTGVDIQEFMAVPHGAESFSEALRWGVEIYHSLKSLLKKNGMATGLGDEGGFAPDLPNNRGALEFIVGAIEQAGFKPGKDIGLALDVASSEFYKDGAYHFEGQKRTSEEMTAYYAELVRDFPLVSIEDPLDEDDWTGWTHITAELGDKLQLVGDDLYVTNPVRLQKGIDLKAGNSILVKVNQIGTLTETLDAVSLAQRHGMKAILSHRSGETEDTTIADLAVATDCGQIKTGAPARSDRVAKYNQLLRIEEELGEAAVYAGSSAFPRFTA; encoded by the coding sequence GTGGCCCTCATTGACGCCATTGGCGCACGCGAAATTCTCGACTCTCGCGGTAACCCCACCGTTGAGGTAGAGGTTCTGCTCGAAGATGGCGTGCTTGCCCGCGCTGCAGTCCCATCCGGTGCATCCACCGGTGCTTTCGAAGCATACGAACTCCGCGACGAAGACAAGAACCGTTACCTCGGTAAGGGTGTTCAGAAGGCTGTTGACGCTGTCATCGACGAAATCGGCCCTGCACTCGAAGGCTTCGACGCTGCTGACCAGCGCCTCATCGATGGCGCCATGATTGAGCTCGACGGCACCGAGAACAAGAAGCGTCTCGGCGCTAACGCCATCCTCGGTGTTTCTCTTGCTGTTGCCAAGGCTGCTGCAGACTCTGCAGACCTTCCTCTCTTCCGTTACGTTGGTGGCCCCAACGCTCACACTCTTCCTGTTCCCCTGATGAACATCATCAACGGTGGTGCCCACGCTGACACTGGTGTGGACATCCAGGAGTTCATGGCTGTTCCTCACGGTGCAGAGAGCTTCTCTGAAGCACTGCGCTGGGGTGTGGAGATTTACCACTCACTCAAGTCGCTGCTGAAGAAGAACGGTATGGCTACCGGTCTCGGTGATGAGGGTGGTTTCGCTCCTGACCTCCCCAACAACCGTGGTGCACTCGAATTCATCGTGGGCGCTATCGAGCAGGCTGGCTTCAAGCCAGGTAAGGACATCGGTCTCGCACTCGACGTTGCATCTTCTGAGTTCTACAAGGACGGCGCTTACCACTTCGAGGGCCAGAAGCGCACCTCTGAAGAAATGACCGCGTACTACGCAGAGCTCGTTCGCGACTTCCCGCTGGTTTCCATCGAGGACCCACTGGACGAAGATGACTGGACCGGTTGGACTCACATCACCGCTGAGCTTGGCGACAAACTTCAGCTCGTAGGTGACGACCTCTACGTCACCAACCCTGTTCGCCTGCAGAAGGGTATCGACCTCAAGGCCGGTAACTCGATCCTGGTCAAGGTAAACCAGATTGGTACCCTCACCGAGACTCTCGATGCAGTATCTCTCGCACAGCGTCACGGCATGAAGGCCATCCTCTCTCACCGTTCCGGTGAGACCGAGGACACCACCATTGCTGACCTCGCCGTTGCTACCGACTGTGGTCAGATCAAGACGGGTGCACCTGCTCGTAGCGACCGTGTTGCCAAGTACAACCAGCTTCTGCGTATTGAAGAAGAACTGGGTGAAGCAGCTGTCTACGCAGGCAGCAGCGCTTTCCCCCGCTTCACCGCCTAA
- the hisS gene encoding histidine--tRNA ligase: MARDVSPPRGMRDFLPADKAKRERALRVIRDVFASHGFEEIETPVVEDFERLHSGLGGDNEKLAFSVLKRGLDKEALEAAANSGDAHDLADLGLRFDLTVPLARFYATHRAELPSVFRAIQIAPVWRAERPQKGRYRQFVQCDIDIIGEAGQLAEVELITATSAVLSTLGLEGCTIRINDRRILAGILDYCGFAPERFGSALISIDKLDKIGTEGVVKELSETGPDAAAVLGGLLERIEPHLASGGVPMTTADILSVLPDGIDSDAVADLETLAKSLTELPSGVEVRFDPTLVRGMGYYTGTIFEIAHPESGSSVGGGGRYDGMIGRFLGQDVPAAGFSIGFERIVDLIEVDGAYVSDSVVLVHDAVLDSADLSLSTLIGIKSELIAAGKRVRLEKRAKNLTPVLDRAREAGFGSFAFVSAQTTSAKDLVFKDLA, encoded by the coding sequence ATGGCTCGTGACGTATCTCCTCCCCGTGGCATGCGGGATTTCCTGCCTGCAGACAAGGCAAAGCGCGAACGCGCTTTACGTGTCATTCGAGATGTCTTCGCCAGCCATGGCTTTGAAGAAATCGAGACTCCCGTTGTTGAAGACTTTGAGCGCCTGCACTCCGGTCTCGGTGGCGATAACGAGAAGCTTGCCTTTAGCGTGCTCAAGCGTGGTCTGGATAAGGAAGCTCTTGAAGCAGCTGCCAACTCAGGTGATGCACACGATTTAGCAGACCTCGGTCTGCGCTTTGATCTGACTGTGCCTTTGGCTCGGTTCTATGCAACGCACCGTGCTGAGCTTCCTTCGGTGTTCCGTGCGATACAGATTGCCCCGGTCTGGCGAGCTGAACGCCCCCAGAAGGGCCGCTACCGCCAGTTCGTGCAGTGTGACATCGACATCATTGGTGAAGCAGGACAACTTGCTGAAGTTGAGCTCATCACGGCGACCTCGGCTGTTCTCTCCACCCTGGGCCTTGAGGGTTGCACCATCCGCATCAATGACCGTCGCATCCTGGCGGGAATCCTCGATTACTGCGGTTTTGCCCCCGAGCGCTTCGGATCTGCCCTGATCTCGATCGACAAACTCGACAAGATTGGCACCGAGGGCGTCGTCAAAGAACTCTCGGAAACAGGCCCCGATGCAGCAGCGGTGCTAGGCGGACTGCTCGAACGCATCGAGCCACATCTGGCTTCTGGTGGTGTCCCGATGACTACCGCAGACATTCTTTCCGTCCTGCCTGACGGCATCGATTCCGATGCCGTGGCAGACCTGGAAACCCTGGCGAAGTCGTTGACAGAGCTTCCTTCCGGTGTTGAGGTGCGCTTCGACCCCACCCTGGTTCGCGGCATGGGGTATTACACGGGCACCATCTTTGAGATTGCCCACCCCGAGTCCGGTTCCTCCGTCGGTGGCGGCGGTCGCTATGACGGCATGATTGGTCGCTTCCTGGGCCAAGACGTTCCTGCAGCGGGCTTCTCCATTGGTTTTGAGCGCATTGTTGACCTCATCGAGGTCGACGGCGCTTACGTCTCAGACAGCGTCGTGCTGGTTCACGATGCCGTGCTGGACAGTGCTGATCTGAGTCTTTCGACACTGATTGGCATCAAGAGTGAGCTCATTGCTGCGGGTAAGCGCGTGCGTCTCGAAAAGCGTGCCAAGAACCTCACTCCCGTGCTCGATCGTGCTCGGGAAGCAGGATTTGGCTCCTTTGCCTTTGTTTCTGCCCAGACTACGAGTGCCAAAGACTTGGTCTTCAAGGACCTCGCCTAG
- a CDS encoding MazG family protein → MSDDQIEKKEQSKLDELIEVMAVLRAPGGCPWDAEQTHESLIKYLVEETYELIDAIESGNREEMIEELGDVLYQVIFHADLASTTPGEEFDIQDVAAHMTAKMVGRHPHVFGENKLETADDVMAVWDDLKKQEKPGRTSTLDGIPQSMPALALAEKLLGKAEKVGLEKQHLPDPPIWADEDEVGSILLSIVSSAREQGIDAEKALRVRLRELQEDIREAE, encoded by the coding sequence ATGAGTGACGACCAGATAGAGAAGAAAGAACAATCCAAACTCGATGAACTCATCGAGGTAATGGCTGTCCTGCGCGCGCCAGGTGGATGCCCCTGGGATGCTGAGCAGACTCACGAGTCCCTCATCAAGTACTTGGTCGAAGAGACTTATGAGCTCATTGACGCCATTGAGTCAGGTAATCGTGAGGAGATGATCGAAGAGCTTGGTGACGTGCTCTATCAAGTGATCTTCCACGCCGACCTCGCCTCCACCACTCCCGGTGAAGAATTCGACATCCAAGATGTTGCCGCCCACATGACCGCCAAGATGGTGGGGCGTCACCCTCACGTTTTTGGCGAAAACAAGCTAGAAACAGCCGACGATGTCATGGCGGTCTGGGATGACCTCAAGAAACAAGAAAAGCCCGGACGAACCTCCACCCTGGATGGCATTCCGCAGTCCATGCCTGCCCTCGCGCTCGCCGAAAAACTCCTCGGCAAGGCAGAAAAGGTGGGTCTCGAGAAGCAACACCTGCCCGATCCACCCATCTGGGCAGATGAAGACGAAGTCGGCAGCATTCTGCTGAGCATTGTCTCCTCTGCACGTGAGCAGGGCATTGATGCTGAGAAAGCTCTGCGTGTGAGACTGCGTGAACTCCAGGAAGACATTCGAGAGGCAGAATAG
- a CDS encoding DUF7670 domain-containing protein — protein MTSPIFSSLRGVTSTRYVAAIWTSRVLALAVTALYFTAWWDESQARQEPMLGGASNPSLIYTWAVWTHLFPAVAILLFTVVGWNRPGLAGIGFAIFALLQAFTVGTELAFLPIVVAPGLIVAIAYVTAYRWGMRDVYLEKNK, from the coding sequence ATGACCAGCCCCATCTTCTCCTCACTTCGAGGAGTGACAAGCACACGCTATGTCGCCGCTATCTGGACCTCACGTGTCCTTGCTCTCGCGGTCACGGCACTGTATTTCACTGCCTGGTGGGATGAATCACAGGCACGGCAAGAACCCATGCTTGGCGGTGCATCAAACCCCAGCCTGATCTACACCTGGGCAGTGTGGACTCACCTGTTTCCTGCCGTGGCCATCTTGCTGTTCACGGTGGTGGGCTGGAATCGTCCAGGCCTAGCCGGTATTGGCTTCGCCATCTTTGCACTGCTACAAGCCTTCACCGTCGGCACGGAGCTTGCCTTTCTGCCCATCGTCGTTGCCCCAGGACTGATTGTGGCAATTGCTTATGTCACTGCATATCGTTGGGGCATGCGTGATGTGTATCTGGAGAAGAACAAATGA